From Mytilus galloprovincialis chromosome 9, xbMytGall1.hap1.1, whole genome shotgun sequence, the proteins below share one genomic window:
- the LOC143045641 gene encoding testis-specific serine/threonine-protein kinase 1-like isoform X2 produces the protein MAKWDLSVTRLNNVLALKEKNGGWKPDKSNLNILETKGFIIGKTIGEGKYSKVKKAFCTRTKETVAIKIIHKSRLHPGDCQKFIPRELEILRTLQHHGLLDVMQLFECDRMFYITMEYAPNGDLTTFINKLGCLGEADARRLFKQLLDIVAYLHESEICHRDIKCDNILLDRYFNVKLADFGFARTMPSNELLETNCGSYVYTAPEVMDGNHYDGVTADIWSMGICLYSMLCGRLPYRDEDIDILRCCMSEKLQFFKYVSKDGRDLIKQMLNIEPGKRPPISSIYKHRWMCKPLKGTGDSSVSAMAMKAVTENHVEIDPSAEHGFNCDQHKNKVRLSRVKDVLSAVAAVHGTGTSSVDLTKIPQIPVDSAAAFTGVAGPVGKKLSEQLMTITEGSALDVKPKQRPAIGGKKFSNAVKTLNKFKNAAKVVTAMNRFRRGPLNSILKMPQEKALHIIVEKHIENTEHDKKLLHSCLGGKVAKQCLQQKQEKYEIQMRPVREQIEKVKEEIEKKDLLFSTVGHLIPDEASSNNK, from the exons ATGGCGAAATGGGACTTATCAGTAACGAGACTTAACAATGTACTGGCGTTAAAGGAGAAAAATGGCGGATGGAAACCAGATAAATCTAACTTAAACATACTGGAAACGAAAGGATTTATCATAGGAAAAACTATTGGCGAGGGGAAGTATTCAAAAGTAAAGAAAGCATTTTGCACCCGTACGAAAGAGACGGTTGCAATTAAAATTATCCACAAGTCCCGATTGCACCCAGGAGATTGTCAGAAGTTCATCCCAAGAGAACTAGAAATTTTGAGAACATTGCAGCACCATGGATTG TTAGATGTAATGCAGTTGTTTGAATGTGACCGAATGTTCTACATCACCATGGAATATGCACCCAATGGAGACTTAACAACTTTCATAAATAAACTTGGTTGTTTAGGGGAAGCAGATGCACGACGTTTGTTCAAGCAACTGCTAGATATTGTTGCTTACCTCCATGAGAGTGAAATATGTCATCGTGACATTAAATGTGACAATATTCTGTTAGATAGATATTTTAATGTTAAGCTGGCAG atTTCGGTTTTGCGAGGACTATGCCAAGCAACGAGTTGCTGGAAACCAATTGTGGTTCATATGTTTATACTGCACCGGAAGTCATGGATGGCAATCACTATGATGGAGTAACAGCGGACATATGGAGCATGG GAATATGTTTGTACTCTATGCTGTGTGGCAGATTACCGTATCGTGACGAAGATATCGATATCCTCAGGTGTTGCATGTCAGAAAAGTTACAGTTCTTCAAATATGTTTCCAAAG ATGGTCGGGATTTGATAAAGCAGATGTTGAACATCGAGCCTGGAAAACGTCCACCAATATCTTCCATATACAAACACAGATGGATGTGTAAACCTCTCAAAGGAACAGGAGATTCGTCTGTGTCAGCTATGGCTATGAAGGCTG TTACTGAAAACCATGTTGAAATTGATCCATCTGCTGAACATGGTTTCAACTGTGACCAACACAAAAATAAAGTTAGATTGTCACGTGTTAAGGATGTTTTATCAGCTGTTGCGGCGGTTCACGG GACTGGTACTAGTTCAGTTGACCTTACTAAAATTCCACAGATACCAGTTGATTCAGCAGCAGCATTTACAGGAGTCGCTGGGCCTGTTGGCAAAAAGCTTAGTGAGCAATTAATGACAATAACTGAAG GTTCAGCTCTCGATGTAAAACCAAAACAAAGACCAGCTATTGGCGGCAAAAAATTCAGCAATGCCGTCAAAACATTGAACAAATTCAAGAATGCAGCAAAAGTCGTCACCGCTATGAACCGGTTCCGACGTGGTCCATTGAATTCTATTTTAAAGATGCCACAGGAAAAAGCATTGCATATCATAGTAGAAAAACATATTGAAAACACCGAACACGACAAGAAATTACTACACTCTTGTCTCGGTGGTAAAGTGGCTAAACAGTGTCTTCAGCAGAAACAGGAAAAATATGAAATCCAAATGAGACCAGTAAGAGAGCAAATTGAAAAGGTGAAAGAAGAAATCGAGAAAAAAGATTTGTTATTCTCTACTGTTGGTCATTTAATACCCGATGAAGCAAGttctaataataaataa
- the LOC143045639 gene encoding carboxylesterase 4A-like has product MRYGYQIEFRFNVRVTFLFEFIQNTKMFFRVVFLVVLYPMLSKSQSSTNTLVVTTTTGSVEGVSMSINNMFLQSFYGIPYAEPPERFKKPTPVKPWVGTKDCTQPGGKICSQAIIQELAGFLPSSDVSEDCLLLDIFVPVSNAKVNTKKAVVIWFAGDNFEFGQRGLIPTSDLVLYGDVINVVVAFRLGVFGFLSTGDSVIPGNFGLWDQKMAIEWIKANINAFGGDSDQITLAGFGAGAVSATLQAHHKLNDGNFQRLLIYSDVSHLYGNVVGENFGFIMNIARALTRGLCPSNSKLLLQSKEIYDCLTSKTEAELISETKTAVATANGFSKLKLEFDFRPVFDNDFIKDLYFTEILPVDLLTTVSENEHALKVYEQLIPYQTQYSFDINKNIPRSVLCDVVVPTIADSHLPTKNKEKIINNICTRYTSSDETEQSRNVLRLIGDFYNYAPISELMYDHADYHLGQNNYFCLWSQKSPLDDVLTSLTWMEGTVQNDALVYLLGIKSYQTIDPAAISDELIAFAEFTIQMYSSFIKTGNPNSNAQIWPPYNADDEEYIQMKLQPTTGSFLFEDRMYYWLHEEYLYPSPLPTDSIVQPVQPVKTTVLSTKATSKTTSTKTTTTSTPSKKLPKTTKRPLVLPKLDATTISPDPVNASVMIRFSLVKGILLIIQIVLLYKS; this is encoded by the exons ATGCGGTACGGTTATCAAATTGAGTTTAGATTCAATGTTCGGGTGACATTTCTTTTTGAGTTCATTCAAAACACGAAG ATGTTTTTTCGAGTTGTGTTTTTGGTTGTGTTGTATCCAATGTTGTCTAAAAGTCAATCAAGCACGAATACTCTGGTTGTTACAACAACAACGGGGAGTGTAGAAGGAGTGTCCATGTCTATAAATAACATGTTTCTTCAAAGTTTCTATGGAATTCCTTATGCTGAACCACCAGAAAGATTCAAGAAACCAACACCAGTAAAACCTTGGGTAGGTACAAAAGACTGCACACAACCAGGAGGAAAAATATGCAGCCAAGCTATAATTCAAGAGTTAGCAGGCTTTCTTCCAAGTTCAGATGTCAGTGAAGACTGTCTTTTACTAGATATATTCGTTCCGGTATCAAATGCAAAAGTGAACACAAAAAAAGCAGTAGTTATTTGGTTTGCAGGAGACAACTTCGAGTTTGGCCAGAGAGGACTTATACCAACGTCAGATTTGGTTTTGTATGGAGACGTGATTAACGTAGTTGTAGCGTTTCGATTAGGTGTTTTTGGATTCCTTTCAACTGGTGATTCTGTTATTCCTGGAAACTTTGGATTATGGGACCAGAAAATGGCAATAGAATGGATAAAAGCAAATATAAATGCCTTTGGGGGCGATTCTGATCAAATCACACTTGCAGGTTTCGGTGCCGGTGCAGTATCTGCCACTCTACAAGCACATCATAAATTAAATGACGGAAATTTTCAAAGACTTTTGATTTATTCTGATGTTTCTCATTTGTATGGAAATGTCGTTGGGGAAAACTTTGGCTTCATAATGAACATTGCGAGAGCTTTAACAAGAGGGTTATGTCCAAGCAATTCAAAATTGTTGTTGCAATCAAAGGAAATTTATGACTGTTTAACTTCTAAAACTGAAGCAGAATTAATCAGTGAGACAAAAACAGCAGTTGCTACCGCGAATGGGTTTTCTAAATTGAAACTTGAATTTGATTTTCGACCAGTTTTTGATAACGATTTTATCAAAGACCTTTACTTTACAGAGATCCTACCCGTTGATCTATTGACAACAGTATCTGAAAACGAACATGCACTTAAGGTTTACGAACAACTTATTCCTTATCAAACACAATACAGTTTTGACATAAATAAGAACATTCCGAGATCCGTTCTTTGCGATGTTGTTGTCCCAACCATTGCTGACTCTCACTTGCCAACAAAAAATAAAGAGaagataataaataatatatgcaCTAGATACACCTCAAGTGACGAAACAGAGCAAAGCCGTAATGTTCTAAGATTAATTGGAGATTTTTATAATTATGCACCAATTTCGGAGCTGATGTACGATCATGCCGACTATCATCTCggacaaaataattatttttgccTCTGGTCTCAAAAATCGCCGCTGGATGACGTACTAACAAGTTTGACCTGGATGGAAGGAACAGTTCAAAATGATGCTCTTGTATATTTACTAGGAATTAAATCTTATCAAACGATTGATCCAGCTGCTATTTCCGACGAACTTATAGCATTCGCAGAATTCACTATACAAATGTACAGTAGCTTCATCAAAACAGG AAACCCAAATTCTAACGCACAAATATGGCCGCCATACAATGCAGACGATGAAGAATATATTCAAATGAAGCTACAGCCAACAACAGGTTCTTTTCTGTTCGAGGACAGGATGTATTACTGGCTTCATGAAGAATATCTATATCCTTCACCGTTACCAACCGATTCAATCGTACAACCAGTACAACCAGTAAAAACGACAGTATTATCTACAAAAGCAACATCAAAAACAAcgtcaacaaaaacaacaacgaCATCAACACCATCAAAAAAACTACCAAAAACTACAAAACGACCACTTGTTCTTCCAAAATTAGATGCGACAACCATCTCACCGGACCCTGTAAATGCATCGGTTATGATTAGATTCAGTCTGGTAAAGGGTATTCTGTTGATAATCCAGATAGTTCTATTGTATAAGTCCTGA
- the LOC143045641 gene encoding testis-specific serine/threonine-protein kinase 1-like isoform X1, whose amino-acid sequence MAKWDLSVTRLNNVLALKEKNGGWKPDKSNLNILETKGFIIGKTIGEGKYSKVKKAFCTRTKETVAIKIIHKSRLHPGDCQKFIPRELEILRTLQHHGLVILLDVMQLFECDRMFYITMEYAPNGDLTTFINKLGCLGEADARRLFKQLLDIVAYLHESEICHRDIKCDNILLDRYFNVKLADFGFARTMPSNELLETNCGSYVYTAPEVMDGNHYDGVTADIWSMGICLYSMLCGRLPYRDEDIDILRCCMSEKLQFFKYVSKDGRDLIKQMLNIEPGKRPPISSIYKHRWMCKPLKGTGDSSVSAMAMKAVTENHVEIDPSAEHGFNCDQHKNKVRLSRVKDVLSAVAAVHGTGTSSVDLTKIPQIPVDSAAAFTGVAGPVGKKLSEQLMTITEGSALDVKPKQRPAIGGKKFSNAVKTLNKFKNAAKVVTAMNRFRRGPLNSILKMPQEKALHIIVEKHIENTEHDKKLLHSCLGGKVAKQCLQQKQEKYEIQMRPVREQIEKVKEEIEKKDLLFSTVGHLIPDEASSNNK is encoded by the exons ATGGCGAAATGGGACTTATCAGTAACGAGACTTAACAATGTACTGGCGTTAAAGGAGAAAAATGGCGGATGGAAACCAGATAAATCTAACTTAAACATACTGGAAACGAAAGGATTTATCATAGGAAAAACTATTGGCGAGGGGAAGTATTCAAAAGTAAAGAAAGCATTTTGCACCCGTACGAAAGAGACGGTTGCAATTAAAATTATCCACAAGTCCCGATTGCACCCAGGAGATTGTCAGAAGTTCATCCCAAGAGAACTAGAAATTTTGAGAACATTGCAGCACCATGGATTGGTAATCCTA TTAGATGTAATGCAGTTGTTTGAATGTGACCGAATGTTCTACATCACCATGGAATATGCACCCAATGGAGACTTAACAACTTTCATAAATAAACTTGGTTGTTTAGGGGAAGCAGATGCACGACGTTTGTTCAAGCAACTGCTAGATATTGTTGCTTACCTCCATGAGAGTGAAATATGTCATCGTGACATTAAATGTGACAATATTCTGTTAGATAGATATTTTAATGTTAAGCTGGCAG atTTCGGTTTTGCGAGGACTATGCCAAGCAACGAGTTGCTGGAAACCAATTGTGGTTCATATGTTTATACTGCACCGGAAGTCATGGATGGCAATCACTATGATGGAGTAACAGCGGACATATGGAGCATGG GAATATGTTTGTACTCTATGCTGTGTGGCAGATTACCGTATCGTGACGAAGATATCGATATCCTCAGGTGTTGCATGTCAGAAAAGTTACAGTTCTTCAAATATGTTTCCAAAG ATGGTCGGGATTTGATAAAGCAGATGTTGAACATCGAGCCTGGAAAACGTCCACCAATATCTTCCATATACAAACACAGATGGATGTGTAAACCTCTCAAAGGAACAGGAGATTCGTCTGTGTCAGCTATGGCTATGAAGGCTG TTACTGAAAACCATGTTGAAATTGATCCATCTGCTGAACATGGTTTCAACTGTGACCAACACAAAAATAAAGTTAGATTGTCACGTGTTAAGGATGTTTTATCAGCTGTTGCGGCGGTTCACGG GACTGGTACTAGTTCAGTTGACCTTACTAAAATTCCACAGATACCAGTTGATTCAGCAGCAGCATTTACAGGAGTCGCTGGGCCTGTTGGCAAAAAGCTTAGTGAGCAATTAATGACAATAACTGAAG GTTCAGCTCTCGATGTAAAACCAAAACAAAGACCAGCTATTGGCGGCAAAAAATTCAGCAATGCCGTCAAAACATTGAACAAATTCAAGAATGCAGCAAAAGTCGTCACCGCTATGAACCGGTTCCGACGTGGTCCATTGAATTCTATTTTAAAGATGCCACAGGAAAAAGCATTGCATATCATAGTAGAAAAACATATTGAAAACACCGAACACGACAAGAAATTACTACACTCTTGTCTCGGTGGTAAAGTGGCTAAACAGTGTCTTCAGCAGAAACAGGAAAAATATGAAATCCAAATGAGACCAGTAAGAGAGCAAATTGAAAAGGTGAAAGAAGAAATCGAGAAAAAAGATTTGTTATTCTCTACTGTTGGTCATTTAATACCCGATGAAGCAAGttctaataataaataa